From a region of the Ascochyta rabiei chromosome 22, complete sequence genome:
- a CDS encoding tRNA (cytidine(32)/guanosine(34)-2'-O)-methyltransferase, whose translation MDGPESSQGKRDPASGLSGPSGPQSAAAAPLGELSKALKTGIDAPSAHLNATSTLSNARLPAFSTHKAPENATLPLYVPRWHVRAPSSGLTLVTDLPPSTTSTARNTPSNVSIVAGTGSEGLRQSATAPIMIDEKLLRTARSNNSLAGSLSPSSAISSPALNALGDLTPLPSPLVMGDSPGPWQRAVTRPRGPSVSSRDDMYLSSNRATLSPSPSLKKKGYQRLKTAGAEVTDARIQAHHNNEAARERNRSISEYTPDSLHNPRPRNATISNVVAEGDATMQQRLRREQYLASQRGIVPAQVPAGLPTPPPSNASNRSVTDEEDHVTEDDTTKYIAVRHGSPLKKKLWRPVRLLGQGTFSKVYLATCEKTTAKDPLDEKSLDLRKLVAIKVVEHGPAGGADEERVELSLKREVEMLRSVSHPSLVHLRAFDHNEAQALLVLTYCPGGDLFDVASDHRDILSIDIVQRVFAEMVSAVRYLHEKLIVHRDIKLENVLLNVPVATVPLLKHPQSHPYPIATLTDLGLSRRIPAAPESPLLTTRCGSEDYAAPEILLGQPYDGRSTDAWALGVLLYALMEGRLPFDPPPGKVGARSRAAHRIARCDWVWVKFGDDDGEWDPEKGKEWAGARECVEGLLKKVSRGRKSLEDIEKIDWVKQGIQVDGGLRMRIEDDESNDTTSELPTR comes from the exons ATGGACGGCCCCGAGTCATCCCAGGGCAAACGTGACCCTGCCTCTGGCCTCTCTGGCCCCTCCGGCCCCCagtctgctgctgctgctccccTCGGCGAATTGAGCAAAGCATTGAAAACGGGCATCGATGCACCCTCGGCGCATCTGAACGCTACCTCGACCCTGTCCAACGCTCGTCTCCCAGCCTTCAGCACTCATAAAGCGCCGGAGAACGCCACGCTCCCTCTGTACGTCCCCCGCTGGCACGTCCGCGCCCCGAGCAGCGGCTTGACGCTCGTCACCGATCTCCCGCCATCCACGACGTCGACCGCGCGCAACACGCCGAGCAACGTTTCCATCGTGGCAGGCACAGGCAGCGAAGGGCTGCGCCAGTCAGCCACCGCGCCGATCATGATAGACGAAAAGCTCCTCAGAACTGCACGGTCTAACAACAGCCTGGCTGGCTCCTTGTCGCCTTCCTCGGCCATCTCCTCGCCAGCACTGAACGCGCTCGGTGACCTCACCCCGCTCCCTTCGCCGCTGGTCATGGGCGACTCGCCCGGACCATGGCAGAGGGCTGTAACGCGGCCCCGAGGACCCTCTGTCAGTTCACGCGATGACATGTATCTTTCGTCCAACAGGGCCACCCTCTCtccctcgccctcgctgaagaagaagggcTACCAGAGGCTGAAGACTGCCGGCGCAGAGGTTACCGATGCGCGCATACAGGCCCACCACAACAACGAAGCAGCCCGCGAAAGAAACCGCAGCATCAGCGAGTATACGCCTGACTCCTTGCACAATCCCCGCCCACGGAATGCTACCATTAGCAATGTCGTAGCTGAGGGTGACGCAACCATGCAGCAACGCCTGCGCCGTGAACAATACCTTGCCTCGCAGCGAGGCATTGTGCCTGCCCAGGTCCCTGCCGGCCTGCCTACGCCTCCCCCCAGCAATGCAAGCAATCGAAGTGTCACAGACGAAGAAGACCATGTCACAGAAGATGACACTACCAAGTACATCGCAGTCCGTCATGGATCCCCGCTGAAAAAGAAGCTTTGGCGTCCGGTCCGGCTACTCGGCCAGGGCACGTTCAGCAAAGTCTACCTAGCCACGTGCGAAAAGACGACGGCCAAGGATCCACTGGATGAAAAATCGTTGGATCTTCGTAAGCTGGTTGCCATCAAAGTCGTCGAGCATGGTCCTGCTGGCGGCGCCGATGAGGAACGTGTCGAACTAAGTCTCAAGCGAGAAGTGGAGATGCTCCGCTCAGTCTCACATCCTTCTCTGGTTCACCTGCGCGCTTTCGATCACAATGAGGCCCAGGCTCTCCTGGTCTTGACATATTGCCCTGGTGGTGATCTGTTTGATGTAGCCAGCGACCACCGCGACATCCTGAGCATAGACATCGTTCAGCGAGTGTTTGCAGAAATGGTTAGCGCCGTGCGCTACCTCCATGAGAAGCTGATTGTTCACCGCGACATCAAGCTAGAAA ACGTCCTTCTCAATGTTCCCGTTGCCACTGTACCTCTTCTCAAGCATCCACAATCTCATCCGTACCCTATAGCGACACTTACGGATCTTGGCCTTTCTCGTCGTATACCAGCTGCTCCAGAGTCCCCTCTCCTGACAACAAGATGTGGCAGTGAAGACTATGCTGCACCAGAGATCCTGCTAGGCCAGCCATATGACGGCCGCTCCACTGACGCTTGGGCACTTGGTGTACTATTGTATGCTTTGATGGAGGGTCGCTTGCCCTTTGACCCACCACCGGGCAAAGTGGGAGCACGTAGCAGGGCTGCTCACCGCATCGCCAGGTGTGATTGGGTTTGGGTCAAGTTTGGCGACGATGACGGAGAGTGGGATCCCGAGAAGGGCAAGGAGTGGGCTGGCGCTCGAGAGTGCGTCGAGGGTCTGCTGAAGAAGGTCTCTCGTGGCCGTAAGAGCCTCGAAGATATCGAGAAGATCGACTGGGTCAAACAGGGCATCCAGGTCGATGGCGGCTTGAGGATGAGGATCGAAGACGACGAGTCCAACGACACAACGTCGGAACTACCTACAAGGTAA
- a CDS encoding kinesin-like nuclear fusion protein, with protein sequence MEDLDLKKASALPKPASRLPQISSPPRPLAELQNGSMNVRSGIPPPMTGAKHKPSSLPEPATKIRRTLAERAGDLPSRKPTAPPSSRPLSTSVKGTVARKERGFSASTSTSRAGTRPASRSTTAPSFSASMGPGAKPPRPKSAYGQYAGTHMRSKSHHSTARPASSMIRREEDDDEEERDFYDDRMEAMERQFSAFKEKMETDMQKATDQKESIQQLQSRVAELEAIRARLETVNRDLETDLKDAKSCMKTMEMEMEMTKRNTAFETDDIRRKFRNEIEDLENKHEKATHRWQTEKEAAEEKVRRSFEAQIDQLLKEHKEQLDELNAKLSKETEVERTRQLQKEQEVEAEYASKLRAAGIEADARQRELQLVQGDLTNVKSELDRERALRTALQGQFTEATTKNLTLESANTAMKEKINFLESDSQAQSSAYNDLHRRMQEAIEAAEQAHEKLRQEETLRRKLFNQVQELKGNIRVMCRVRPAHASESDPAKITFPDVDTDSKEVAIQGPEKISATGKDITAAYQYSFDRVFGPASQNLEVFDEISQLVQSALDGYNVCIFCYGQTGSGKTYTMSSADGMIPLATAQIYAEAKRLEEKGWRYKIEGSFIEVYNETYNDLLGRSEDLDKKKVEVRHDAAKKQTNLENTVSIELDGPDRVTELLKTADKNRTVAATKANMRSSRSHSVFILKLVGTNEITGERSEGTLNLVDLAGSERLEHSKVEGARLKETQNINKSLSCLGDVINALGSAKEGTHIPYRNSKLTYLLQYSLGGNSKTLMFVMVSPLQAHLQETVTSLKFATKVHNTHIGTAKKQTKTA encoded by the exons ATGGAAGACCTG GATCTCAAGAAGGCTTCGGCCCTCCCCAAGCCTGCCTCACGTCTCCCTCAGATCTCATCGCCGCCTCGACCTCTCGCCGAGTTGCAGAACGGCAGCATGAATGTGCGGAGTGGCATCCCCCCACCCATGACGGGCGCAAAACACAAGCCCTCGAGCT TACCCGAACCTGCAACCAAGATACGAAGAACGCTGGCCGAAAGGGCCGGCGACCTGCCCAGTCGCAAGCCCACCGCGCCGCCGAGTTCAAGGCCTCTGTCAACCAGTGTCAAGGGCACTGTTGCGAGGAAGGAGCGTGGGTTCTCcgcatccacatccacatcgcGCGCCGGAACACGGCCTGCCTCGAGAAGCACAACGGCGCCCTCCTTCAGTGCAAGCATGGGCCCAGGTGCAAAGCCACCGAGACCCAAATCAGCGTATGGGCAGTACGCCGGCACCCACATGCGTAGCAAGTCCCATCATTCGACCGCTCGTCCAGCGTCATCCATGATTCGCCGGGAAGAGGACGACGATGAGGAAGAGAGAG ACTTCTACGACGACCGAATGGAGGCCATGGAGCGGCAGTTCAGCGCTTTCAAGGAGAAGATGGAGACCGACATGCAGAAGGCAACAGACCAGAAGGAGAGCATCCAGCAACTCCAGAGTCGAG TCGCTGAACTCGAGGCTATCCGCGCCCGTTTGGAAACCGTCAACAGAGACCTGGAGACAGACCTGAAGGATGCCAAAAGTTGCATGAAGACAATGGAaatggagatggagatgaCGAAGCGAAACACTGCGTTCGAAACTGATGACATTCGACGAAAATTCCGTAACGAAATCGAAGATCTCGAGAACAAGCACGAGAAGGCGACCCACCGCTGGCAGACAGAGAAGGAAGCCGCCGAAGAGAAGGTCCGCCGAAGTTTTGAGGCACAAATCGACCAGCTTCTGAAGGAGCACAAGGAACAACTGGACGAACTGAACGCGAAGCTATCGAAGGAAACCGAGGTAGAACGGACCAGGCAGTTGCAGAAAGAGCAGGAAGTGGAAGCTGAATATGCCTCCAAGTTGAGAGCCGCTGGTATCGAGGCCGACGCAAGACAGCGCGAGCTGCAGCTGGTGCAGGGCGACCTCACAAACGTCAAATCCGAGTTGGACCGGGAACGAGCGCTGAGGACAGCCCTTCAGGGACAATTCACGGAAGCGACGACGAAGAACCTCACACTCGAATCAGCGAATACTGCGATGAAGGAAAAAATCAACTTCCTCGAATCGGACAGCCAAGCACAATCGTCAGCCTACAACGACCTCCACAGACGCATGCAGGAAGCCATTGAAGCTGCCGAGCAGGCGCACGAAAAGCTGCGACAGGAGGAGACTTTGAGAAGAAAGCTTTTCAACCAAGTGCAGGAATTGAAAGGCAACATCAGGGTGATGTGCCGTGTACGCCCAGCACACGCTTCCGAATCCGATCCCGCTAAGATCACGTTCCCCGATGTCGACACCGACAGCAAGGAGGTGGCTATTCAGGGACCTGAGAAGATCAGTGCAACTGGCAAGGACATCACCGCAGCGTACCAGTACTCATTCGACCGTGTGTTCGGTCCTGCTTCACAGAATCTTGAGGTTTTTGATGAGATCAGCCAGCTTGTGCAGAGTGCGCTCGATGGCTACAACGTCTGTATCTTCTGCTACGGTCAGACTGGATCTGGAAAAACGTACACAATGTCCTCAGCAGACGGCATGATCCCTCTTGCTACAGCACAAATCTATGCAGAAGCGAAACGTTTGGAAGAGAAAGGCTGGCGTTACAAGATCGAGGGCTCGTTCATCGAGGTCTACAATGAAACTTACAACGATCTGCTCGGCCGTTCGGAGGATCTTGACAAGAAGAAGGTCGAAGTCCGTCACGACGCAGCGAAGAAGCAGACCAACCTCGAGAACACAGTCAGCATCGAGCTGGACGGTCCTGACCGCGTCACCGAGCTTCTGAAGACCGCCGATAAGAACAGGACTGTAGCCGCCACGAAAGCCAACATGCGCTCTAGCAGATCCCACTCCGTCTTTATTTTGAAGCTAGTGGGTACGAACGAGATCACTGGCGAGAGGAGCGAGGGCACACTCAACCTTGTCGATCTTGCTGGCTCAGAGCGCCTAGAGCATTCAAAGGTGGAAGGCGCTCGTCTCAAGGAAACACAAAACATCAACAAGAGTTTGAGCTGTCTTGGTGATGTCATCAACGCTCTCGGATCAGCGAAAGAGGGTACACACATTCCGTACAGGAACTCCAAG TTGACATACCTCCTCCAATACTCGCTCGGCGGCAATTCGAAGACACTCATGTTCGTCATGGTTAGCCCGCTGCAGGCACATCTGCAGGAGACGGTGACGAGTCTCAAGTTTGCGACCAAGGTACACAACACGCACATTGGTACGGCGAAGAAGCAGACCAAGACTGCCTAG
- a CDS encoding protein phosphatase regulatory subunit Sds22, with the protein MTEPNTAPLTKLDPATTGTAATNKEDRDDHKPRDSRGWDGKLRVDKSVVVKYPADSNADVQSDAESEEEGPPPDEIQADEDLLDDVPDDEDEIELVHCKVGDMASLRLERFKQIKRLCLRQNRIQSIEIPTDAAATLTEIDLYDNLISHVKGLEAFTELTSLDLSFNKIKHIKRLDHLKKLRDLYFVQNKISVIENLDGLTNLRQIELGANRVREIQNLETLTGLEELWLGKNKITEIKGLDTLTNLKILSIQSNRLRTISGLDKLVNLEELHISHNLLTSLDGLEHNTNLQVIDISSNPIEHLSGLKTLTHLTEFWASNCKLSSFAEVETELKDKEELETVYFEGNPLQRAQPALYRNKVRLALPQIKQIDATYVKQV; encoded by the exons ATGACTGAACCAAATACTGCCCCGCTCACCAAGCTTGACCCCGCCACAACTGGCACCGCCGCGACCAACAAGGAGGACAGAGACGACCACAAACCACGAGACAGCAGGGGCTGGGATGGCAAACTCAGAGTCGACAAATCAGTCGTGGTGAAATACCCGGCTGATTCAAACGCAGACGTGCAGAGCGACGCAGAGTCGGAAGAGGAAGGGCCGCCGCCGGATGAGATTCAAGCAGACGAAGACCTCCTGGACGATGTTCcggacgacgaagacgagatAGAGCTTGTGCATTGCAAGGTGGGGGACATGGCCTCACTGCGACTGGAGAGGTTTAAACAAATCAAG CGCCTCTGCCTACGACAAAACCGCATACAGTCGATCGAAATTCCTACCGATGCCGCTGCCACGTTGACCGAAATCGATCTCTACGACAACCTCATATCACACGTCAAAGGCCTCGAAGCTTTCACCGAGCTTACGTCGCTTGATCTCTCGTTCAACAAGATCAAGCACATCAAGCGCTTAGACCACTTGAAGAAGCTCAGGGATCTGTACTTTGTCCAAAACAAGATCAGTGTTATCGAAAACTTGGATGGCCTGACCAACTTACGGCAGATCGAGCTGGGCGCTAACAGGGTACGCGAGATCCAAAACCTGGAGACTCTTACTGGCTTGGAGGAGCTGTGGCTAGGCAAGAACAAGATCACGGAGATCAAGGGCCTGGATACCCTCACCAATCTTAAGATTCTCTCGATTCAGTCGAATCGCCTGCGCACAATATCCGGCCTCGACAAGCTCGTCAACCTGGAAGAGCTGCACATCTCGCACAACTTGCTTACCTCGTTGGACGGACTCGAACACAACACCAACCTCCAGGTCATCGATATCAGCTCGAACCCAATCGAACACCTCTCTGGTCTGAAGACACTCACGCATTTGACCGAGTTCTGGGCATCGAACTGCAAACTTAGCAGCTTCGCCGAGGTGGAAACGGAGCTCAAGGACAAGGAAGAGTTGGAGACTGTGTATTTCGAAGGCAACCCTCTGCAACGGGCGCAGCCAGCACTTTACCGCAACAAAGTACGGCTGGCTCTGCCGCAGATCAAGCAGATTGATGCGA CGTATGTGAAACAAGTGTAG
- a CDS encoding Protein-serine/threonine phosphatase, with protein MSSEPTLSAPGASSTEQPVVGLGTAQTNADGSHTIVPPRTSSTAEGKQPLLHVPSDTNDAHTPSGTGLSGVTAADADSVGKGSKHSKRSFMGKRRAGSTASSKRSGQPTNHPDKTAQAPPVPATTAAANNREGSTRSKARKTGGLLSCLPCFAPKETREEGTPLENVKRAEKVPEGRTSQSTPVKKQYPVVAAESSTGDSKDPADEKVPTETFGPDAVEKPRSDGDGTVDAVRPSHDSPPQIVTRSSSKKQHAPEQPLPPVPIQPGLLQTDHPAINVQTPTPGTTPVVARPSEEQQRIIEDQTEEQKALDADIEMNDVPLSSNDVHHDSEHADAEQPKVALPPPPPLEQRQDAIQKQTSDVSEASEPQKYLLGPIEPRFKGKKCLVLDLDETLVHSSFKILHQADFTIPVEIEGQYHNVYVIKRPGVDQFMKRVGELYEVVVFTASVSKYGDPLLDQLDIHGVVHHRLFRESCYNHQGNYVKDLSQIGRDLKDTIIIDNSPTSYIFHPQHAVPISSWFSDAHDNELLDLIPVLEDLAGNQVSDVSLVLDVAL; from the exons ATGAGCTCCGAGCCCACCCTGTCAGCTCCCGGCGCATCGTCGACCGAGCAGCCCGTCGTTGGCCTGGGTACCGCCCAGACCAATGCTGATG GCTCGCACACCATCGTGCCGCCGCGAACCTCGTCCACCGCCGAAGGCAAGCAGCCGCTGCTGCACGTCCCTTCAGACACCAACGATGCGCACACACCCTCTGGGACTGGCCTGAGTGGAGTCACCGCCGCAGACGCCGACAGCGTTGGAAAGGGGTCGAAGCACTCGAAGCGCAGCTTCATGGGCAAGCGAAGGGCAGGAAGCACCGCGAGCAGCAAGCGCTCCGGACAGCCAACCAACCACCCGGACAAGACCGCCCAGGCACCTCCTGTACCtgccaccaccgccgccgccaacaACCGCGAGGGCTCAACAAGAAGCAAAGCAAGAAAGACGGGCGGTCTGCTCTCTTGTCTGCCGTGCTTTGCGCCAAAGGAGACTCGCGAAGAGGGTACCCCCCTGGAGAACGTCAAGCGAGCCGAGAAGGTCCCGGAGGGCCGCACGTCGCAATCGACGCCTGTTAAGAAACAGTATCCCGTTGTTGCTGCAGAGTCGAGCACTGGCGATTCAAAGGACCCCGCCGATGAGAAGGTGCCTACTGAGACTTTCGGCCCAGACGCTGTTGAGAAGCCGAGATCGGATGGTGATGGCACCGTGGACGCCGTCAGGCCGTCTCATGACAGCCCACCGCAGATTGTGACAAGAAGCTCGTCCAAGAAACAGCACGCTCCAGAGCAACCTCTCCCCCCCGTGCCAATTCAGCCTGGGCTTCTGCAGACAGACCACCCTGCCATCAATGTTCAGACCCCAACGCCTGGCACCACACCCGTGGTCGCTAGGCCTTCAGAAGAACAGCAGAGGATCATCGAGGACCAGACTGAGGAGCAAAAAGCACTGGATGCTGACATCGAGATGAACGACGTCCCCTTGTCAAGCAATGACGTGCACCATGACAGCGAACACGCCGACGCTGAGCAACCCAAGGTTGCCCTCCCCCCTCCCCCGCCGCTCGAGCAAAGACAGGACGCCATCCAGAAGCAGACTTCGGACGTGTCGGAAGCTTCAGAGCCACAGAAGTATCTCCTCGGCCCAATCGAGCCCAGATTCAAGGGCAAAAAGTGCTTGGTCCTCGATCTGGACGAGACTCTGGTCCACAGCAGCTTTAAG ATACTGCATCAGGCCGACTTTACTATTCCAGTGGAGATCGAGGGTCAGTACCACAATGTATATGTTATCAAACGCCCAGGCGTCGACCAGTTTATGAAGAGGGTCGGTGAGCTGTACGAGGTGGTTGTATTTACCGCCTCCGTATCAAAG TACGGCGACCCGCTTCTTGACCAGCTTGATATCCATGGCGTTGTACACCACAGGCTCTTCCGTGAAAGCTGTTACAATCACCAGGGCAACTATGTCAAG GATCTCTCGCAGATTGGTCGTGACCTGAAGGATACCATTATCATCGACAACTCGCCGACCTCGTACATCTTCCATCCGCAACATGCCGTCCCGATCAGCAGCTGGTTCTCTGACGCCCACGATAATGAACTCCTCGATCTGATACCCGTCCTCGAAGACCTTGCTGGCAACCAGGTCAGCGATGTCAGTCTGGTGCTCGATGTTGCTTTGTAA
- a CDS encoding Lysophosphatidic acid:oleoyl-CoA acyltransferase 1 — MEKYSQFRDKGTAIAPFLPVPSPPTSVVWTPIHTFLFLFRAPFVLSLSVFYFGLIEWLPVGGTIKYVVLWLLLGVTGVWWVDFQVDGVKRGKISAAKEHLPKAGTIIASSFTSPLDPLYLAGIFQPIFTRSYPNSRRVERITLFRAILLAFAPPTIIPQDESKLVTLAALIESNPGSIICVFPECTTTNGRGILPLSPSLLSAEGDTKIYPVNLRYTPQDVTTPISGGYVNWLYQLLSKPSHQMRVRIATRVYNSTSIDSPARKSERASGTGYDHNIFDAPDFRNGGNGGLERETGMHVATGESEGGVSAQEQRVLDRVAEDLARLGRVKRVGLDMGDKIEFLKVWLKRRR; from the exons ATGGAAAAATACAGCCAGTTCCGCGACAAAG GCACGGCCATAGCGCCATTCTTGCCCGTTCCTTCCCCTCCTACCAGTGTCGTCTGGACGCCGATTCAcaccttcctcttcctcttccgcGCGCCATTTGTCCTCTCCCTGTCGGTGTTCTACTTTGGACTCATCGAGTGGCTACCTGTTGGCGGCACAATCAAGTATGTGGTACTGTGGCTCCTCTTGGGCGTAACCGGAGTATGGTGGGTTGACTTTCAAGTCGACGGCGTGAAGCGTGG AAAAATCTCAGCAGCAAAAGAGCATCTCCCCAAGGCCGGCACGATCATTGCCTCCTCGTTCACGTCTCCTCTCGATCCTCTCTACCTCGCTGGCATCTTCCAACCCATCTTCACTCGTTCGTACCCCAACAGCCGGAGAGTCGAACGCATAACTCTCTTCCGCGCGATCCTCCTCGCCTTCGCGCCTCCCACTATCATCCCCCAAGACGAATCTAAGCTCGTCACCCTCGCAGCCCTCATCGAGTCGAATCCCGGCAGCATAATCTGTGTATTCCCAGAATGTACGACAACGAACGGCCGCGGAATCCTGCCTTTGAGCCCTAGCTTGTTGAGTGCAGAGGGCGACACGAAGATCTACCCGGTCAATCTGCGCTACACGCCTCAGGATGTCACCACGCCCATAAGCGGCGGGTATGTGAACTGGCTGTATCAGCTTCTCTCAAAGCCATCGCACCAGATGCGCGTCCGTATTGCTACACGGGTCTACAACAGCACTAGCATCGACTCGCCCGCCAGGAAATCGGAAAGGGCAAGTGGTACAGGGTACGATCACAACATTTTTGATGCACCAGACTTCCGCAACGGCGGGAACGGCGGATTGGAGAGGGAGACTGGCATGCACGTGGCAACGGGCGAGAGCGAGGGTGGGGTTAGTGCGCAAGAGCAGAGAGTGCTGGATCGTGTTGCCGAGGACCTAGCGCGGCTAGGAAGAGTGAAGAGGGTAGGACTCGACATGGGCGACAAGATTGAGTTCCTGAAGGTCTGGCTGAAAAGGAGACGTTGA
- a CDS encoding CTP synthase (glutamine hydrolyzing) — translation MKYVLVSGGVISGVGKGIIASSTGLLLKTIGLKVSSIKIDPYLNVDAGTMNPKEHGEVFVLSDGGEVDLDLGNYERYLNITLTRDNNITTGKIYQHVIERERKGDYLGKTVQVVPHITDAIQEWVQKVARIPVDDTGEEPDVCIIELGGTVGDMESMPFVEAMAQLRRRAGRDNFMQIHVSYVPIIHGEQKTKPTQHAIKTVRSNGMIPDLIACRCERELEPSVIEKLANFCQVEHEQVVVVKDMPSIYQVPMLLEQQKLIPLVRQFLALDRITIPQAMTQKGHKTWAQWQHLTGNDTRYHDPVTIALVGKYVELQDSYLSVVKSLEHATMRCRRKLDIRWVDSDHLEPKMQHSDPAKFHSAWHEIVKASGILVPGGFGSRATEGMIAAATWARENKKPYLGVCLGMQIAVIEYARNVCGIKDATSEEFNGDAANKLIMFMPEVDKTTMGASMRLGLRPTLFQPGSEWSKLRALYAGSDQILERHRHRYEVNPSYIDQLQQGGLHFVGKDEEGVRMEVVEIKDHPWFVGVQFHPEYLSRVLDPSRPYLGFIAASAGMLDEITKDYQSGAANGSTAEGIANGVAGVKLNGEF, via the exons ATGAAGTACGTGCTAGTGTCAGGTGGTGTTATCAGCGGCGTGGGGAAG GGCATTATTG CCTCCTCCACCGGTCTGCTGCTCAAGACGATTGGCCTCAAG GTGTCCTCGATCAAGATCGATCCCTACCTCAATGTTGACGCCGGAACTATGAACCCCAAGGA GCACGGCGAAGTCTTCGTCCTTTCCGACGGCGGTGAAGTCGATCTCGACCTTGGCAACTACGAGCGCTACCTCAACATCACCCTCACCCGCGACAACAACATCACTACCGGCAAGATCTACCAGCACGTCATCGAGCGTGAGCGCAAGGGCGACTACCTGGGCAAGACGGTGCAGGTTGTCCCGCACATCACCGACGCCATCCAGGAATGGGTTCAGAAGGTTGCGCGCATACCGGTCGACGACACGGGCGAGGAGCCGGATGTGTGCATCATTGAGCTCGGTGGCACAGTCGGTGACATGGAGAGCATGCCCTTCGTCGAGGCCATGGCTCAGCTTAGAAGGCGAGCGGGCAGGGACAACTTCATGCAGATCCACGTCTCATACGTGCCCATCATCCACGGAGAGCAGAAGACGAAGCCCACACAGCACGCCATCAAGACCGTACGGAGCAACGGCATGATTCCGGATCTG ATTGCCTGCCGCTGCGAGCGCGAACTCGAGCCCTCGGTCATCGAGAAGCTGGCCAACTTCTGCCAGGTCGAGCACGAGCAAGTCGTGGTCGTCAAGGATATGCCTTCCATCTACCAGGTTCCCATGCTCCTCGAGCAGCAGAAGCTGATTCCCCTCGTCCGCCAGTTCCTCGCTCTCGACAGGATCACCATCCCACAGGCCATGACGCAAAAGGGTCACAAGACCTGGGCACAATGGCAGCACCTCACAGGGAACGACACCCGCTACCACGACCCGGTCACAATTGCCCTGGTCGGCAAGTACGTCGAGCTGCAAGACTCGTACCTCTCCGTCGTCAAGTCCCTCGAACACGCAACCATGCGCTGCCGCCGCAAACTCGACATTCGCTGGGTTGACAGCGACCACCTCGAGCCGAAAATGCAGCACAGCGATCCTGCAAAGTTCCACAGCGCATGGCACGAGATTGTAAAGGCATCCGGCATTCTCGTCCCTGGCGGCTTCGGTTCGCGCGCGACAGAAGGCATGATTGCGGCCGCAACCTGGGCGCGTGAGAACAAGAAGCCGTACCTCGGCGTGTGCTTGGGCATGCAGATCGCCGTCATCGAGTACGCGCGCAACGTCTGCGGTATCAAGGACGCCACGTCTGAGGAGTTCAACGGCGATGCGGCGAACAAACTCATCATGTTCATGCCCGAGGTGGACAAGACGACCATGGGCGCTTCCATGCGTCTTGGTCTCCGACCTACGCTCTTCCAGCCCGGCAGCGAGTGGAGTAAGCTCCGCGCCCTGTACGCTGGGAGCGATCAGATCCTCGAGCGTCACAGGCACAGGTACGAGGTCAACCCCAGCTACATCGACCAGCTTCAGCAAGGCGGTCTACACTTTGTGGGCAAGGATGAAGAGGGCGTGCGCATGGAGGTTGTGGAGATCAAGGACCACCCGTGGTTCGTTGGTGTCCAGTTCCACCCCGAGTACCTCTCGAGGGTCTTGGATCCCAGTCGGCCTTACCTGGGCTTCATCGCTGCGTCCGCGGGTATGCTGGATGAGATCACCAAGGACTACCAGAGCGGTGCAGCAAACGGGTCGACCGCCGAGGGCATCGCCAACGGTGTTGCCGGCGTGAAGCTCAACGGCGAGTTCTAG